The Juglans regia cultivar Chandler chromosome 11, Walnut 2.0, whole genome shotgun sequence genome contains the following window.
ATGAGCATcttgtgaagtattttcatatCTGGATACATATTAGAAGATGAGCCAGAATAATGAGTGATAATTTCAATATCTTGAACTAATTTATtaactttaaataatatatttctatTAATAAGACCAATTTGGAGGGAAACTCTCAGATTGCaacaatatggaagatggtcccaataTGTTTATGGTAGTGTATTTGGAGGAAGAGGAACGAAAGAAGCTTCTAAGATTGAGAGtggtcaatggatgagcttagaattGTTTTCTTAATACTTCacctccattggtcgattgtagctgattttaatggcatgaattTCTTGCGTCActaaactagcatgcataggtgATGCTCTTGtgtatgtcccgtatacttgggcttttgcctattcttatgatcaaataaataactaaataaataaggcCAATTTGGAAGTCACTGAATGTGCTAGTGGGTTGTGTAAGTTTTAGGTCTTTGAACAAGATCGACTTGATTCCAAATTGTTTAGTTGTTTCAAATGTCTGCAATGGTGCAATTCCTCctattatattattgtaatcCAAGTGATGCAGGACTATGAAAAAAAAGGTTATTGTACAAGAAAAGCACATAATAGAAacgtactctctctctctctatgcaaGATTACTTTTGCATTTCTGTAATTCAGTGATGGTTCATTAACTAGCACAAAGGAATCTATTAATATTGCTAAAAGTTTCTAATCCTAGTGATGCAGGACAGAAGCTAGGGGACTCTGATACCAACTCCAATGCATGAGGCTTTGGAATTCAGCACTATAGTTACATTTCTTGATGGAATCTTGGTTGCAATTCTATGTAAAAGTGTTTTTAGTTAATTAGTATGaacaaattttgatttgatgccTCCAATGTTACTGAATTAGAAACCATGAATTTTCTGGCAGTAGGCTGTTGAAACAAAATTGAAAGGGCAACACAGCCTAGACAATCACTTTCAAGTTTCCTAAGCAAAGTCACTCATAGGAAGGAGTACACAATCAAACCCTTAAGTCTTTGAGAAAAACTGATGGGATTTTATTGAAGTCATTCTCCATATATTAGATTTCATTATTGCCTTGTATTATATAGGCTACTTCCAAGCTTCTTCATGCATGGACCAGGATTCCTTGGTAAACAGGAAAGTAACTTGAAAAACTCTTGAACTAAGATATAAACTACCAAAAcaaaatagggaaaaaaaagctCAAAACATAGTAAAAGAGCCCTCTATatgttagaggacatggttgtaataaGTGTAACTTGTGAGGGTATAATTGTCAAttgtatgtagtatatatatattgtagtacATCAATGAATAAATAATGTGAGGTATTTTCCCTCCATGACTGTCTACATGGTAACAGAGCCATCGTCATTTGAGCTCGCCGAAGTAGTTTGTGGTGTTCGATCAGAGTATGTTCAATCGGAGTAATTTTTGGTGTTACGATCTCAATTTTGTCGTTGGGTCTAAGCTCAACAGTGGCTTTTGCTATTGGATCCAAGGTCATTTTCGTTTGCTAAGCATCCCGACGGCTTCTCTTTTTGTCGTCAACAGTCGATAGGAAGTTCAAGGTGTTTCCATCAATTTTCTGGTGTCATCTCTGGTATTGGACACCAGGGGTGAGTTCGACGTCGTTGTTTGTGCATCCCGATGTGTTCCCCGTTGTCAGTGGCCGTCGGAAGTGCTGCCTGTCGCCAGCAACGTCGAAGGGACGGAGTGTTTGGTTGCAGGGATAAGCCATCCCATCCTCAAGTGCAAATAACCCCAACCTGGAGTAAAAGATTGTTCCTATCTGGAATAATGCCTATTTGGTAATGAGGATAAGGTAATTCCCAGACCACTTATTCTCGTTTAGGATAACCTAATCCGGTTTTAAGTTTAGGTTGAAGTCGGTTTCGGTCAATACCCAGTTCAGACCCGATACAGACCGATATCGGCTGGTTCCGAGCCGATACATACCCGATACAGGGAGGTTTCGAGCCGATACCGGCTAGTTCAGAGCCGATACAGGTCGAAACAATGCAATTCAAAGTGGATACATGCCGATACAGTGTAATTCTGACCAATATAGGGTCGAGATTTTgttatttgggttttttttcgAATACTTTGAATGAGTTTCTATATTTCCAAATTGTGTTTCTTGGATTTTCAAGTTGAATTGTGATTTTTCTCATATCCTGTGTAGAGTTTCTATCTCCAAGTTCAATTGTGATACTTTTTCTACATCCATGACAACTAAATTTGACTCACAGTTACATGATGTGGTTGGTTGCCTCCTATATTGCTCCTAGTGCACGTGGAGGCCAGGGTGGTAGAGGTCCATGTGGGGGGACGTGATGCCAAAGGTAATCGCACTTGAGGTTGAGAATCTCGTAAGTGCACCCATTGTGGTTGCACTAACCACACGGTGGACTATTGTTGGGATCTACATGGTAGACATCTGGATTTGCTAATCAGGCCATTTGCCAATATATGATTAGTATATCAAAGGATGAGTATGATAAGCTTTTGGGTCGTACACAAGATTGGTACGGGGCATGAAGCTGGTGGTCTGTATTATCTTGATGTTAAACAGTCACTCACTCGAGCCCTTACATCCTCCTCATCATCTGCTTATGAATGGCACTGTCACCTTGGTCacccctctctttcccttttgaAGCATCAAGTTAGAAATCTAGGTAATGTGTTTCCCTTTTCTTGTGAAGCATGTCAACTTAGTAAACATCATCGTGTCTTTCGTACCTTGAGTTGATAAATGAGCGTCAAGTTCTTTTAAATTGGTTCACTCTGATATATGGGGACCAATCAACATTGAATCAAATAAGTTTCAGTATTTTGTCACATTTATTGATGACTACTCTCGTGTGACATGAGTGTTTTTTATGAAGCCAAGATCTGAACTTATTTCCATATTCAAAgtgttttttaaagaaattaaaacccaaTTTAACAAAAAGCTTCAAGTTTTGTATTCTGATAATGCTAGAGAATATCAATCTATTGTCTTTGCTACTTAAGTAATAAAAgaattgttcatcaaatttcatgttCTTATACACTCCAACAGAATGGGGTGGCTGAACGCAAAAATCGTCATATATTGGATGTAACCCGAGTACTTTTATTACACATGCATGTTTCTAAACGATTTTGGAGTGATGGTGTTCTTATTACTTGTTACTTCATTAACTGTATGCCTTCATCAATTCTCGATGgttcctctctcttctccattTTGTTTCCTTCATCTTCACCATTTTCCCTTAAAAAATCTTTGGGTGCATTTGCTATGTTCATAACCTTGGCCCAGGTTTTTATAAGCTTGATCCACGTTCTACCAAGtgtttttttgttggttattcCCAAACTCAAAAAGGATATCGTTGTTATAGTCGTGTCCTTAGACGCTACTTCACAAGTGCTGATGTTACCTTCTTTGAGTCCATACCCTATTTCTCGGACACACCTTTGAGTGTTGAGTGTGATCTTCTACCATTACCTACTCTTACACTTTCTCCTTCACACTCATCCAACCTTACCCAACCCTCCTCAATGCCTTTCCAATTCCGTTACAGGTTTACTCTTGGCGCTTGCGGCCGTGTCTCCATCTTTAGATCTTGAGTTACCTAGTACTTCAGACTCTCCACCTATTGCTCTCCGCAAAAGTACTCGTTCTCATGTTACTCAACATCCGATTAGCCAATTTGTCTCATGTCATGTtttatctccttcattctcatgttttacttctcaattttaaaaactttatgtTTCTAAAACAGTTTAGGATGCTTTATCAAATTCGGGATGAAGGGCagttatgaaaaatgaaatggatgcTCTCCACCATAATGGGACATGGGATCTTGTTCCACTATCACCTGGTAAACAACCtgttggctgtaaatgggtatatacaatcaaatttcATCCTGATGGTTCGGTGGTATGTCTGAAAACCCACTTGCTTGCTAAGGGTTACACTCAAACGTATGGCATTGATTACAAGGAGACTTTCTCCCTAGTTGCCAAAATCTCCTTTGTTCAGAGTGTTGATCTTTCTTGCTGCTAATTTAGACTGATTCTTATTTCAGTTGGATGTTACAAATGCAATTCTGCATGACGACTtgcatgaagaagtttatatggagcaaccactTAGGTTTGTTGCTCAGGGGGAGTATCGAGGAATTGTGTGCAACTttgaaaaaagatattatatggtttgaaacaatctcctcgAGCATGGTTTGGGAAGTTTGCCAATGCTGCTTTGGCATTTGGCATTCATAGACGACAAACAGACCATTTAGTATTTCACCTACATAGTGATGCAGGTCACATTTTGTTAgttgtatatgtggatgatattataattactGGGATTGACTCTGCTGGATTTGCTAGGCTGAAACAGTTTTTACATTATCAGTTTCAGACAAAAGACTTGGGCAAGCTTAGATATTTCTTTGGAATTGAAGTCAGTAGATCTAAAAAGGGTATTAACCTATCTCAAAGGAAATATATACTTGACCTTCTGGAAGAAACTAGCATATTAGATCATGACCTATTGACATCCCTGTGAACCCAAATCGTAAATTTTTGAAAGGGGAATGAGAGTTATTTGGAGATCTAGGTAAGTATCAAAGACTTTTGGGAAATTGAATTATCTCACTATCACTAGATTGGACATCTCTTATGCAGTGAGCTTACTaagtcaatttttacaaatgcCTAGGATCTCACATTGAGATGCTGTAATTCATATTCTTTGTTATCTTAAGCGAGCTCCTGGCCTTGGATTGTTGTATCAACCAAATGAACACCTTAGGGCTGAAGCCTTTTCAAATGCTGATTGGGCAAGATCTCATTCAAATAGTAGATCTACTACTTGGAAATTGTACCTTTGTGGGAGGTAATTTGGTtacatggaagagtaagaaaTAAGCAATAATAGCTCGGTCTAGTACAGAAGCTGAATACAGGGCAATGGCTCACACTACTAGTGAGCTGACATGGTTGCAATACTTCcttcaagagattgggtttccaGCTCTTGTCCCTCTTaagttattttgtgataatcaagctgCAGTGCATATTGCCTCTAATCATGTGTTCCATGAGATGACTAATTACATAGAGATTTATTGTCACTTCATTCGAGATAAGATACTAAGTGGTGACATTTCTACATCTTTTGTAAAGTCTCTTGGTCAACTCACATATATGTTTACTAAGTCGTtgtgttggagttgattaaagtttatttgtttcaagctaggtttatatgatatatgtgCCCTAGctagcttgagggggagtgttagagGACATGGATGTAATAAGTGTAACTTATGAGGGTAATCGTCAATTGTAtgtagtgtgtgtgtatatatatacatatatatattgttgtacACCAATGAATAAACAATGTGAAGTATTTTCCCTCCATGGCTGTCTACAGAGGTTATAAAATCTCTTAAAGCATTTCACATACCTGACCAATCGGCAACAAAATGCATACTCTTAGGGGatgcttggagaatgagatgagataagaattttgtgaatagtagtaagatggtttatgaatagtagtgagatagtttgagttaagtatttattgagttttgagaaaggagagataaaaagttgaataaaaaatattgttataatttaatttttttagtattatttttgttttgagatttgaaaaaattgaattgttttttgtttttcgtttgaaaatttagaaaaattgtaatgattaatttgaaaaggttgtaatgAGTAGTTTtgaagtgtttgtgtttgaatgatgtttggaaagaaaatgagagatatgagatgaaaattgtttccaaacatccccttaatTAGGGTCTCCAAGATATAATCATACCAAACAAACCATTCCAAAGTAATATGGCAATAAAGTCCTTTCAGTTGAAACCACAAATGTTTACTAGTTTAGTAGTTGGATATCATGCATCAAGGGATTTCCCACTGTAGCATAAAAACGAGGTGTCAACAGGAAACTGGAACAATATGTTTACAAGATAAAGAGTAGAGAGaaatcactttactataaatgCAAAGTAGATCAGTCACTTGGTTACCCTTGAATTTTCCAGtctttttttttgtcaacttaTCTCTTGTCTACTTTAAAGCTCATTAAAGCATGAAATCTTTTATTTGTCGAATGCAATATGACAGtgaaaatgtatatttatatgaaactgAAGAGATATTTCCTGTTCGTTTAATTATTTGCCTCTTTGAACTAAATGATCTCTTTCCCCCAGGAAACAAATGATAATTTGGAGGATGCTAGCAACGAATTGATTCTCACTGATGAGGAGGTGATTCGGTTCCAAATAGGTGAAGTCTTTGCCCATGTGCCAAAGGAAGAAGTGGAAGGCAGGATAGAACAGATGAAAGAGGTGACAGGCCAGAACTTGGAAAAACTTGAGGCAGAGAAGGATTCCGTTCTTGCACAGATGACTGGATTGAAAAAGATTTTGTATGGGAAGTTCAAGGACTCCATCAATCTAGAGGAGGATTGATAGGGATGAGTTGTAACTTTGTATAATTTCATTAGTTATGCTCTGATGATATGATTACTTGACTTCCTGCAGATTCTGATAGGTTTGGATATTACAGTTACTTCACCATTGTCATTAGACGGTAGAATTTTTAAGTGGATGTTCATCTGTCTTGTTGGCATATGTCATGAATTGGTTTCTGTTTTCTGGCTCAAGTACTTTTAAACTCGTTCTGTTTCAAAGAagtctttattcttttttacttCTTATTATGTATTAGCTGTTGTAATTATCTTGTTTATGTCTCTTATGTTTATCTTGCCAGCTGATAAAAGTAGAAGTGCATGTCACCTGATGTATCGTGCATGTTTGATTCTTGTTGATCCCTAggctaaaagaaaattaagctgATACGAGATATTTGTGAATCTCATACCATGCCTACTTAAGAGGGAAAGACACTCCCTTTCTTGCCTCCTTCCGGATGGCTAATGCTAGATTTTTCTGGAATCTTCGTCCTACAAATGGCTTTGATATCTGGGATGTTAAAGCTCAATCGAGCTTCCTTCCACTAAAAAATTCTATGCATTTGCTTGATTGGTTTCTAGAACTGACGCATTAAAACCTCTTTTCGAAAGAGTTGCCTGCACTTCTAGGTTGGCTGGTCTAAAAGCTGAAAATGAGAGAGTTGAATATTCTGAATGGTTAACAGATGTGCGGCATTCTTTGCTCTTTTAGGAGCGAGTAAAGAAAACAAGGAGCTTGACAGTCTGgggcctaaaaaaaaaagtagaaagttGAAAGGTTGTTTTTTGTAGTGGTCTAGCGATTTCAAATTTGCACTGCATGAAGGAATCGTAAGTGTATTAGAGTATTTCAATCATGAGTGTAGCACTGCTTGTTTGCATGAAGCCATTAAGGGGATTTAGCATTTTACTTGATGTGTCACGTATGTTCCATTCTTGCGGAGACGAACGAACCCAAGGGTAGATTCTTGCTGTCTTTTCTTTGGCAATGGGATGGGACAACTGTGAGCAGAATAACTGAAAATACTAAAATTCCCACTACTACTGGACATATGTATTGCGCCGCATCGGGGATTCGGGAAAAGGAAAGAAGGGCAAGGAGAGGCTCCGCCCTCCTCCCTCTTGAAGCGTTTGAAGCGCTAATGGCGAAATGGTGATGTTAGGACTTATGAATTATTACGGAATGAAATGTACACACTACAAAATGAGTGTATATCAAAGTTCTTCGATCCGTACTTacatatatactttaaaaaaacaaaaaaatttgtacTCCAAACTATTAACACTGATGCCATGTCCGGCTTCAactaaaaaaactaacaaataacAGCCTCGTTTATTTCTATCCATCacgataaataaaaaataagtgaaaagtATAAGGTCACGATGGTCGAATCCAATGAAAAGTTCATTTTCTATTCCTCCTAGTATCCATACATAGTAGATAATTGTTGGAAACACGTAGGTGAGGTCAGGTTACTGTTGGGGGGTGGTTTTCTTTACAGATAGGCTACAGGCATATGGAAACATGCATTGGAA
Protein-coding sequences here:
- the LOC108995225 gene encoding probable prefoldin subunit 4; this encodes MQQGGGSETEVTWGDQQNINKFGRLNNRFHELEDEIKIAKETNDNLEDASNELILTDEEVIRFQIGEVFAHVPKEEVEGRIEQMKEVTGQNLEKLEAEKDSVLAQMTGLKKILYGKFKDSINLEED